The genomic interval TCCTGTAAGGATTTAGATTGAGGCTCTTGCTCTTTCTTAGCCGGCTTCCAACGGTTTGACCACTGAGCGATGAACCGTCGCCACCAAGCCCACAGCCCTTGAAGTCGTTCTTGCCACAAAATCGATTCTTCGTTTGGCGCTTCCTGAGTAGGGGGAAACGGATCCTGGCCTAGAATTTTGGCGTACAGATAACTCATAATTTCTTTGCCCGAGGCGATCACCGGCGCGGCCAGCAGCGCGCCGGCAATACCGGCGACGGTGGCCCCAACGACAACGCCTCCCATAATGACCAAGGGATGTAACTTAACCGCCCCACCCAGAACCCGAGGCACAATAAAGTTGTTTTCCACCTGTTGCACCAGAATGTAGAAACCTATCACCATTAAAGCAAAAATGAAATTGTTAACCTCCCAATAAGCCGAGCCTTGCAGCAAGGCCACAACGATGGCCGGAACGACGGCGATGAAAGGGCCAAAATTGGGAATAAGTTCCAGTAGACCGGCTATAACGGCCAGACTGAAAGCGCCCGGCAGGCCCAAGGCGCTGTTGCCAATTAAAGTGATCGTCCCGACGGTAAACATCAGAATGATCTGCCCTCTAAAGTAGGCCCGCCAGGTTACGCTCAGCCGGTTCAGGAGTGTGGCTATTTCCGGGCGGTAGGCTTCGGGGACAACCCTTAAGAACCTGGGGCCTAGTTTATTGGCATCCAGGCTGAAATAAATGGAGTACACGAGGATCAGGATCAGCGCCAGCGCGCCCGTAACTACCGATCCGGCCAGGTTGGTCGCTACCCCGAGCGTGAGAGACAAGGCCGGACGAACGGATGTAAAAATGTTCTCATAGGAGGGCAGCACCATAACCTTGGTCAGGCTGGTGTTACGTAGCGCCTCCAGGGCCGGTTTAACTACACTCGAAAGATCGATACTAAAGCCCAGGATCGAGGTTTGTACCTGGCTGAGGGTAACCAATGTTTCTTCGGTCCAGCGGAACAGGTTCTCGGTCAGAGCCTGATAATTGATGCCGGCAATAACATTAAAACCATCAATAACAGGGGGAAGCATGACCAGGGGGGCCAGGAGTATGACTACAATCAACACCAGGTACGAGAGCAGAGTAGCCAACACCCGGGGTATTTTCAGACGCTTGTGGAGAAAAGTGACCACCGGCATTAATAAGAAGGCCACCAAAGCCGCAATACCAAAGATCTTCAA from Anaerolineae bacterium carries:
- a CDS encoding AI-2E family transporter; the protein is MSTEWNKTTKHIVAVGMALFGLYLLYLSAPVLKIFGIAALVAFLLMPVVTFLHKRLKIPRVLATLLSYLVLIVVILLAPLVMLPPVIDGFNVIAGINYQALTENLFRWTEETLVTLSQVQTSILGFSIDLSSVVKPALEALRNTSLTKVMVLPSYENIFTSVRPALSLTLGVATNLAGSVVTGALALILILVYSIYFSLDANKLGPRFLRVVPEAYRPEIATLLNRLSVTWRAYFRGQIILMFTVGTITLIGNSALGLPGAFSLAVIAGLLELIPNFGPFIAVVPAIVVALLQGSAYWEVNNFIFALMVIGFYILVQQVENNFIVPRVLGGAVKLHPLVIMGGVVVGATVAGIAGALLAAPVIASGKEIMSYLYAKILGQDPFPPTQEAPNEESILWQERLQGLWAWWRRFIAQWSNRWKPAKKEQEPQSKSLQEGQGLDKVRSEQGE